The genomic region CGATGCTGGTCAACGACCTGGACCGCTACACCCCCTATGACGTGCGCAGCCAGTTCACCGATGCCGATGGCAACGGCATCGACATCGCGGTGGGCGGCAGCACGGTCACCGGCCTGTCGACGCTCAGCGCCGAGGCACTCAAGTTGTGCTGGTGGCTGACCGACACCAACCAACCCGGGGCTGCGCTGTTGCGCGCCGTGACGCTACTGAGCGATCAGCGCAGCGAACTGCAATCGATCAATAACGTCACCATGGGCATCATTTGGGGCCAGGGCGAGGAAGCCGCCCAGGAGATCGCCCAAGCCACGGACAAAGCAGCGGCAGCAGCGGCCTACAAGGCTGCGACCCTTAAGGTGTTTGACTACCTGCATGCCCAGTTCGGCAACTTCGACGTGTACATGATGGAAACCGGTCACTACGAGCAGGACGCGGCGCGCGCCCGTGGCTATTCGGAAGAAAAGATTGCCTCCATCGTCGAGGGGGTTGGCTATGTCCACGCCGCCCAGGAAGCCATCGCCGCCGAGCGCGCCGACGTCAAGCTGGCGGTGGACTACAACGACCTCCCCTTGCGACACGAAGTCGATCCGCTGACGTATCCCGACGACGTCTGGCACCTGCACGAGGAATCGGCGGAAATCGTCGGCCAGCGCCTGGCCGACTACATCGCCAATGACCTTGGCTTCCAGGGCAACCCCAACGATAACAACAGCGTGCAGGACATTTTCGACAACAACCGGACGATGATTTCCGGTACCGACCAGGCGGATACCCTGGTGGGCAGCTCGGGCAACGACACGCTGGATGGCGGCCTGGGCGCCGACACCATGACCGGTGGCGACGGCAATGACATTTATGTGGTCAACAACGTGCTCGACCGCGTGGTGGAAACCAACACCTCGATCTCGCAGATCGATACGGTGCAGGCCTCGGTCAGTTGGACCCTGGGCGCCAATCTCGAGAACCTGGTGCTCACCGGCGTGTCAGGCATCAACGGCACCGGCAATGAGCAGCACAACTTCATCACCGGCAATGCCGGCAATAATGTGCTCGATGGCGCCGCAGGGGCCGACAGCATGAGCGGCGGTGATGGCAGCGACACCTACTATGTCGACAACGCTGACGACGCCGTGATCGAGACCAACAGCGATGCGGCGTCCGGAGGGGTCGACAGCGTGCACAGCAGCCTGGCGGCCTATACCCTCGGCAACAACGTCGAGCATCTGTATATCGATAGCCCTGGCGCCGCCAATGGCACGGGCAACGCGTTGGACAACACGCTGTTCGCCGGAGCCGGCAACAACGTGCTGGACGGACGCGAGGGCAATGACACGGTGTCTTTTGAACGCGCCGCGTCTGGCGTCACCGTCAGCCTCTCGACGTCAGCGCAACAGAACACCGTGGGTTCCGGGCTCGACACCGTGAAGTTCTTCGAAAATCTCACGGGAAGCGCCTACGCCGACACTCTGTCGGGTAACAGCGGCGCGAACGTTCTGAACGGTGGTGCGGGCAACGATATGTTGGTGGGTGGTTCGGGCGATGACCGCCTGATCGGCGGTGCCGGCACCGACAACCTCACCGGAGGCACTGGCGCGGATACCTACGTGTTTGGTGCGCTGTCGGACATGGGCACCGGCGCTTTGCGCGATGTGATCAACGGATTCAAGAGCACCGAGGGCGACCATCTCGACTTCACCGGCCTGGACGCCAACCCGCTGACCACTGAGATCGACGCCTTCACCTTCATCGGCAGCAACGCCTTCGACCCTGCCAACGCCACCGGCCAACTGCGCTTTGCCGATGGCATTCTCTACGGCAGTGTCGACGCCGACGCCATCCCCGAGTTTGAAATTGCACTGGTGGGCGTCACGGAGTTGCACACCAGCGATTTCACAGCCTGAGTCAAGCCGAAAGGGGATTTGCAGTGCTCGAAAAATCGAGGACAGCCCTAGATCAAAATGTGTGAGCGGGCTTGAAGGGGGGGTAGAAAGGTGATCTAACCCCAGCCTTCAGTCCTTGCTCGATTTGGGTATCGCAATACGGCTACTGGTCTTGACCTCGCGTAATGCCAGGCTGGACTGGATGGAGGCAATACCCACCTGACGCCTGAGTACCTGCTCGATAAAATCACTGTAGCTATCAAGATCCTCTGCCAACACTTGCAGCACGTAGTCGGCATCCCCGGTGATCTTGTGACAGGACAACACTTCGGGCAATTGCGCAATCACCGCCTCGAAGTCGTCGGGGGCGTGATCGGCGTGGGTGGAAAAACGGATGTGCACGAACGCCATGATATCCAGCCCCAGCATTCGTCGATCAAGGTTGGCCTGATAGCCCTTTATCACGCCCGCCTCCTCCATTCTCTTACGCCGCCGCCAACAAGGCGTCAGGCTTAACGACAGGCGCTCACTGAGCTCGGCGTTGGAGATACTCGCATCCTCCTGCAGCAATGCGAGAATCGCCAGGTCGGTGTCGTCGAGACTGATGCGTTTGGACGTTTTTTTCTGCATTACGCCACTCCCGAGTAAATCCTCCCGCAATATCCATCAAAACCTGAAAACAAAGCAAAGAAATCGCACCCGCGCCAGAACAAAATATTTGCACTGGCTCACATCAACGGATGCGCACAATGTTTACAGTTTTCAGTGATTCCCACCGTTTGCACCACGGCACCGAATTGAAAGACGGCGTGCTCAAGCCTTCCTTCGAACAGCCCAGTCGGGCCGATACCGTCCATCATCGGGTCAAGCAGGTAGGGCTGGGTCAGGTCATCGAACCGCGAGCATTTGACCGGTCGTGCTATGTCAACGCGCACAGCGAGCGCTACGTAACCTTTCTGGAATCCGCCTGGTCTGAATGGAGCGCAACCGGACGCACCCAAGATGCCTTGCCGCTGGTATGGCCAGTGCGCGATCTGGGCAACGAGCAAGTGCCGACTTACATCGACGGCAAGTTGGGTTTCTACGCCATGGACGCTGGCTCCCCCATTACCGCCACCACATGGCAAGCGGTAAAAACCAGCGCCGATATCGCGCTGACCGGACTGGCGCTGATCGATGAAGGCCACGACAGTGCTTTTGCCCTGTGCCGTCCGCCCGGCCATCACGCAGCACGTGAATACATGGGCGGCTATTGCTATCTCAACAACGCCGCCATTGCCGCACAACAGGCTATTACCCAAGGCGCCAAACGTGTCGCGGTGCTGGACGTCGACTTCCATCATGGCAACGGCACGCAAAACATCTTCTACGGGCGCAGCGACGTCATGTTTGTCTCGCTGCACGGCGAACCGACAGTGTCTTATCCGTATTACTCAGGCTTCAGCCACGAAGTCGGCGCCGGCCACGGCGAAGGGTACAACCTCAACTACCCGTTGCCGAAGAACACCACCTGGGAAAGCTATCGCAACGCCCTGCTCCACGCCTGCAAGAAACTTCAGCAATTCGCCCCTGAAGTGCTGGTTATTTCACTCGGCGTCGACACGTTCAAGGACGACCCCATCAGCCACTTCCTGCTGGAAAGCGAAGACTTCATCGGCATCGGTGAGCTGATAGCAGGTGTGGGCTGCCCCACCCTGTTCGTGATGGAAGGCGGCTACATGGTCGATGAAATCGGGATCAATGCGGTCAACGTGCTG from Pseudomonas sp. GGS8 harbors:
- a CDS encoding Lrp/AsnC family transcriptional regulator; translation: MQKKTSKRISLDDTDLAILALLQEDASISNAELSERLSLSLTPCWRRRKRMEEAGVIKGYQANLDRRMLGLDIMAFVHIRFSTHADHAPDDFEAVIAQLPEVLSCHKITGDADYVLQVLAEDLDSYSDFIEQVLRRQVGIASIQSSLALREVKTSSRIAIPKSSKD
- a CDS encoding histone deacetylase family protein encodes the protein MFTVFSDSHRLHHGTELKDGVLKPSFEQPSRADTVHHRVKQVGLGQVIEPRAFDRSCYVNAHSERYVTFLESAWSEWSATGRTQDALPLVWPVRDLGNEQVPTYIDGKLGFYAMDAGSPITATTWQAVKTSADIALTGLALIDEGHDSAFALCRPPGHHAAREYMGGYCYLNNAAIAAQQAITQGAKRVAVLDVDFHHGNGTQNIFYGRSDVMFVSLHGEPTVSYPYYSGFSHEVGAGHGEGYNLNYPLPKNTTWESYRNALLHACKKLQQFAPEVLVISLGVDTFKDDPISHFLLESEDFIGIGELIAGVGCPTLFVMEGGYMVDEIGINAVNVLHGYESKRA